The following is a genomic window from Choloepus didactylus isolate mChoDid1 chromosome 5, mChoDid1.pri, whole genome shotgun sequence.
GTTTAAGCTTTGCTGGGATCCAAAGGAAAATGGACAGAGTCAGCCATGCTTGGAGAATAGCCCACAGTCCTTGTTCCTTACATGTGCTTCCCTGTTCCCCATAGGGGGGACATCTCTTAGGGAGAAAGTCTCAGTGGTGAACAAGGGATTGTAATCTCCCGGACTGCCaatgttttgtaaaatattgCTAATAGACTGTGCCAGGGCCTTAGACCGGTCCCAGTGAATCACAATTTCTGGGGTGCATTTCTAATGCGCATTCCGTCTCCCTCAGAGTTTAATGTGCATAGCCACTattaagaaccactgctctaggtaACCAGGAGATGGATGGGAAAGGGGATTTACGTGGTTTACAGAATCATAAAGGCAGTGCCTGCTACCCTCAGCAAAGGCTCCCTGGAGTTGGGGAAAGAAGGGGGGTTTCCTCCACTGGAACCCCTAAAGTATTTTCCAGCATCAAGAataaggaaagagggagaagctGAATTGCATGACGACTGCAATGCAGGGAGGGGGTTCATCTTGCAGTCTTAGCTGCTTTGAGCCTCCCCCATGTTGCCTCTTTCCTCCCAATGCCCCAGCCAACCCCACCCTTGCCCCATTCTAGGCTACAGACAACACAGTGTACAAACCACAGCAAATTTATTACTCAATATCCAGTGCCACATCATAGCACCACCCAGAGCCCTCACCTTCCCCCAACCTGGCCCCAAGGGTACacccaaaatggaaaaaaaacaccaacGGAAACCCCAGATCCCTGCTCCTCCTTTGGAAGCCCCTTCCACAGGTCCCAGCAGGCGGAGAGTGGACCCCTCTGTGCCCACAGAGTGAAGCTCCAGGCTCCAACATCAGAGAGAACATGCAGGCAGGAGCAGGAGCAGAGGTCTGTGTCTGCTGGGGAGGAGTAGGAGGGAAGGGCACTGCCTGAGGAGTCCGGGAGGCTGGTCATCCCGGGGATGCACGTGGAAGCTTCCGGGCAGCAGGGGCCTGCCCCTGGCTGGTTAGCGCTTTGACAGCTCGTGAGACAGCCAGTCCAGCCCGTCGTACAGGCCTGTGCCTTGGGTGGCACAGGTGGCCTGGACATACCACTGTGGGGAGAAGAAAGGAGGTGGTCATCAGCAGGGAAGAAAACGGGGTGCCTTTATATCCTTGCCCCAGGCTGAGGCTCCCTTGGGGGAGGCAGGATCCAGTGGGAGGGGAGGGATCCTTACCGTACGACTGCGCAAGTGCTGTAGTCCCAGTTTGTCAGTCAGCTCGCTCACGGGCATGGCGTTGGGCATGTCTTGCTTGTTGGCAAACACTAGCAGCACCGCATCCCGCAGCTCATCCTCCTGCAACTAAGAAGGGAGGAGAGGGGGCAGGACCTGTGGTTCCAGCAGCGTCTCCTGTGTTCCTCCTGCTGTGCTGGAAATACCCCTTTCTACTTTCCACCTTATTTGTGGGAAAATAATAGATTCATGTAATGTATTGATGAGTGCTAAAAGTACAGGGTTATGAATGAGCCTGAGGTCCCCTAGGCCTTATCTCCAGGAAAGGCATTTTTCTAATGACCAAATTTCCAAATAGGAAAaccaaaatgtaaaatgatgtttcCCTCCACCACATATTAATCCCCCTCCCCATCAACTTCTCAGATTTGGAATGTGGAGGTATGAGAATTCAAGGAAAAAGTCAGTTCTATGCTTTTTTACCTGTTCCAAACCAAAAGCCGTGTGAGATAAACAACATGGCTGTGTCCACAAGGGAAAGCGTACCTTCTTGGCCTTCAAAAGCTATGAGACGTTCCCTGACTTCCACACCAGCCCCGAGATCTCTTTGTCCCCAAACCAAGGGCTCAGTTCCCAGGGCTCTGGGTGCTCACCATCTTCTGGAGTTCATCAGCAGATTCCTGGACCCGCTCTCGGTCATTACTGTCCACCACGAAGATGAGGCCCTGggtgggaagaaagaaaaggaaaaaggaacaatCACTCCCAACTGGGATGTGCCCTAGtctgctcctctctctcttctttccttctttaattGGGTCTAAACCTCTCCTGCCCAGTAAGCTTCCACCAAGGCTCTGCAGAAGCCCTAGCACAGCTGGAGACATCACAGCAAAGGATACAgcctctgtcctcaaggagcaAGTGGTCCAGCTAAAAGATGTTCAAGGGAACAGGCAGTAAAGCTATGTGATGAGAGTTCAATCAGTCAGCATGGACCCAAGAACCCTGCTTCTCAGAAGTCTAAGGTGGTGAAGTCACAGAAGAAGGCTAAGACAAgttctgaaggatgagtagggaCCAGCcaagaaaagggagaggaaggggaaggtcTTTCCCTGGCCTCGAGGCCCAGCCTAGGCTACCTTCTCTGGCCTAGCCCTAATTTCTCTTCCTTGGGGATGGGGAGTCCAACCCCCTACCTGAGTGTTCTGGAAGTAGTGCCGCCACAGAGGCCGAATCTTGTCCTGGCCTCCCACGTCCCAGACCGTGAAACAGATGTTCTTATATTCTACTGTTTCCACATTGAAGCCTGCAGATAATTGGGTACAAATATGGGAAAAGTCTTTTAAGGAAGGAACTCACTAAAACTACTTGGATCTCAGCAGGAACACAAAACCAGAAGACAGTGATCAAGATTCAGGGGGAAAAGAACCCCAGAGCACCGGCAGTCAACAGCTGGGGCGGGGCTAGGTCACATCCACCCCGCCTCCGGCACTATCCCCCGGCAAGTAGAGAGATACCCAGACCCACTTCTCAAGTAGCCATATCTGATGTCAGGGTCAGCTCCGGGTAGGGAGATAAGGGCCTCCGGTAGAACCCGGAGCATACCCTGAGAAGGATCGCCGCGGCGCTCCCGCTCCCCGGCTCACCTATGGTGGGGATGGTGGTGACAATCTCCCCCAATTTCAGTTTGTACAGGATTGTGGTCTTGCCAGCTGCATCCAAGCCAACTGCAACAAGAGAGGGCAGAAGGATAGAGATGGGAACGAGGGAGCCCCCTAGAGACTAGGGAAGGGGACAGGTCAGGACAGCGGGTGGTGACGGGGGCGGAGAGCCGGAGCGCCTCCAGGTGCGCGCTGTTACCCACCCTCGGGGCCTTCAGGGCAGTCACGATGATGTGAGCCAACTCCTGCCCCCAAAGTGGGCGAGGAGGGGGAAGAactggggttggggttggggatgggggaggtAAGGGACACGCGAGGAGGGCCGCACTCCTCTAAAAGTCGTCCCCAAGGGCGGAATCCTCCCTTCTTACCAGCCGGGGCAGAGGGGCGGTTCACCCCACCCAGGCCCGCAGCTCCCGGTCTCAGGCCTCAGGGGCGGCGCTGCAGACCGGGACCCGCCCGAGGGCAGCGGTCCTGGGGGGTGAGGAGGTGGGTGAGGCGGGGTCAGAGATCCGGGTGAGCCCGGCTGGAGGGGCGCgggggagggagggctgtgcgGGGGCCCGCGCCCCTCTCCGGGCCGCGAGCTTGGTCTGTCTCACCCATGAGGATCCGCATCTGCTTCTTCCCGAAGATCCGCGAAAAGAGCGCGGACACGGTGAGGCCCATGGCGGGGCCCGGGGGAGGGGGCGCGGGCACGGGCGCCGGGTGCAGGCTGGAGGCGGCCGGCCGCGGGGCACGGgacgcagcagcagcagcagcagcagcagcagcagcagcagaaacaGCAGCGGGAGGCTCCGCCGCCCCCGCCTCCGCGCGTCCTGGCCCGCCCTACGTCACCGCGGGCCCACCCCCGCCCCAGCTCCGCCCCCCATCCCCCTCCCGCCCGCTCCCGCTCCAAGGGAAGCTAAAGCCGAGCAAGTCTCCTCATCTCTGTATCCTGCGCGGGCTTTAAAGAGGGTAAGGGTCCAGGCCTCGGCAGTTTCTAGCTCGCCTATCAGGTTTGTGGCTGCTAAACCAACAGCCCGAAAGGGGCTGAGGAAAAGCAACTCTCCAAGTCGCCCTGTCCCCCCATCTTCAATGACCGGCCGCTGGGACTTGGCGTCCGTTCTGTTGGCGTCCAGGCCACTCTGGGCTCCGGGATAGCCTTTGATAGCTAGCTGCACCGAGTGCCTGCACCGCCCTCCCGAGGAGAGCGGGCACTCCGTGAAAGGCTCCTTCCTATTCCTCCCTTTTGCCTCCTCAGCTCCTAGTGAGGGGCTTTGCGCTTAGTAGGTGATAAAGGACTGTAGGATCACGTGAGGAATGCGCAGGAGGTGGGGGAAGAAGATGCTCTGGTGATAACTAGCTTTCAAAGTTCTTTAAAACGCCTGCTTTATAGCTCCCCAATCAGTAGTGATTTTCAGCCCGGCAGCGTGGTCGCAGAACTCTGGAGAACTCTACCTTCGCCTCGATTCTCTGGGAACACTGCCTTTCAGTGTGCGCCCACGCAGCCTTTCTGAAGTTCCTTCCTCAGCGTTGCCACAGACATGGGGACCTGGATTAATGCACACCTATCCAGAGTTTGTGGGGCCCTTGGCTCCCTAGACCCAAAGAACTAAACGAATAATTCCCCCTCTTAGGATCTAAGGGGAACAGCAAGAGAGGAATGAACTTATATTTCTTCTAAGGCAGAGACTGGGTAAATACCAGGCACCTAACTTAAGCGAAACAAAATGCTTGTTGGGTTAAACTGGACTGATAAGGAAATCAGAGGAGCAAGTGCAGCCATTATATCTATTCTGGATTCCCAGTGGGTTTCTAGGATCAATTGCTTATGGACCAGACATGGTGAGGTGGGCTGGGAATCAGAGAacgcttattcattcattccttcattcattcactcaataaatatttgttgagtgcctccTATGGGCCAGCACCGTTCCAAGTCTTAGTTTTAATCCGTGTTTTGGCATTTTTTGAAAGTTTGCCTTGAACAGTCCTTAGAACTCTTTatcattttctcatctataaaaggacACTAATATCTGCCCTACTTATCTCAAGGGATTATGGTGAAGATTAAAATGATGAGATAATGTGTCTAACTGTTTTGTGTTAGACAGCTGGATGTCATCAGGGTCAGAAAGAAACGAGGTTGAACATACTTCTAGGATCTGCCCCATCCTGGCCCGCAATGTCTGGAATGAAAACAGACTTTGGGAACCAAGTATGCATGAGTGCATGATTTTCCTTCACTCTTCAGTCATATATTCCATTCCTAAGAAGGTTCTTAGAAGGTCAAAAAGTACATTTAAAAGAGTACCAATATAATAGCACAACTAGTGGTCAACAAGTTAGGTCAATTTTACATCTTTGGCTCTTTTATCAGCCCTGTTTCTCTCCATCCCTACTGTCATTGTCCTATTTTACTATCAACTCTTCCCTATGACTGAAAGAACCTCCTCACCCACCTCCTGCTCCTTGTATCTCCACCCTTCCATATAAGTTTTGCCAGTACTACCTTTGAGATTAAAATCCTTTGGTGTTATCCTATCACCCGAGATAAAATCTAAATTCCTTAATCTGGACCCCCACCTGTTGTGCCATCCTCATCTGTTGCCACCTATTTCACATAACCTAAGCTACTGTCTTGAGGTGACTCTTAATGCTTCCTGGGTGAGGCAGGCTTTCAGATGCCCCGGGGAGTCCTTGTGATCTTTTCCCTCTCCTGGAATGCCGGTTTCCTTCATCTCTAGTTAGATGGGCAATCACTACTCATCGTTCAAAACCagtgtattttccccattttctgcCTATCCTAGATGGGCCGCCCCTCTCTTCACTtccagtatttattgaatatatcTATAAATTCTGGTATGATAGCATGATTTGTGTTTGCGTATCAGGTTCCTCGCTAGATTGTGAGGGGCTTGGGTGCAGGGCCATGTCCCTTCACGGTGTTATCATCTGGAACAGCACTTGGTATGCTGAGTGTCAGACTGATTTGGATAGGATTCCTAAACTTACTAGCTTAGAcgtgttacttaacctctctgtgcctcgtgTTTCCATATTGGTGAAACAAGCATTAATGACACAGAGTAGAATTATTGTAAACACTCGGTAGCAAAACTCTTGCGAGATTACTGGCATACACTGGGCACTCCGGATGGATCAATGCCCtgtataaatatttactgaattaacTCTGGAAGGGTACTAACAATTATTATACTATATGCCTATTAGGTGCCAAGCACTGTTGCTAGAAAGGGTTGTAGCTTCCGTGGTCAAAAAGCAAGTCTGTTGCACTTTAGGGGCACAGGTACTGGGCCTCAAATAGTAGGGACGCGTCGCCCCCTGTCGCTCGCTGATCGTAGCCCAAGGGGTAAGTTCAGGCGCCCTGACCTCACCAAACCAACATTACCCGGGTGTCCTCGACTTTGCTTTACTCCACCTTCCCAAGACGCTTCCTCTACCCTAAGCCCACCCGGTTCTCAACAAAACCCGCAGCCGCTGTTTGAAGTAGCCCCGCCCACCTGGCGTCCACCGGGGGCGGAGCCTGGGCGGCGTCCTGTCGTCACTTCCAGCAGAGTCGGAAGCGCCGCTGTCCGCGGGCCGCAGTGATTAGGAAGTCGGGATGGAACCGCGCTCAGCATAAGCCCGTGGCCGAGCCTGGGCCGAGGTGGCTGGGGGCGGCCCGGGCTGCTTTGGGTGGAGCGAGCAGGGGGCGCGGAGCGGCCTTCGGGTCAGTGCGGGCGAGCCCTGGCCGTTGCGCTCCTCTCGTGCGGGCGTCGGGGCCAGGACCCGCCCCCGTCCTCCCGGCCTGGAACACCGCCGGCGCGCCTGCCAACTTGCCCCGCCGCCCCTCATCCGGTCCTGGACAGTTGGGAAGAGCTGGTGTCCCGCCCGCAATCGGACAGCTCTCTCCCGGTGGCTTACAGTAGGCCCCCGCCCGCGTCTCCGCGGCTCTCTCCCGGGCTGCCAGAACGCTGACGTGGAGCAGCCCGCCCAGCACGCTCATGGAGAAGTTTGGGATGAGTTTCGGAGGCGGCCCGAGCAAGAAAGACCTGTTGGATACCATCGAGTCGCAGAAGAAGCAGCTTCTCCAGTACCAGGCACGGCTCAAGGATGTGGTCCGCGCTTATAAAAGCCTCCTGAAGGAGAAAGAGGCTCTGGAGGCCAGCATTAAAGTGCTGTCGGTGTCCCACGAGGCGGATTTGAGCCTCACAGGGGTCCAGCCTCCAGGCCTCACCTTTCCTGACTCTGTTGATGACCGGTGCTCCACCCACAGCGGTGATAGCACTGGGACTGCCACCAGCTTGGATACTGCGGCCAGTCTTACCAGTACCAAGGGTGAGTTTGGGGGAGAAGATGACAGATCGGTCCGCGGACCACCACCTGCAAAGTCCGAAGAGGCCAGCGGGTCAGAGAGTGGTGTTAGCAGTAGCAGTGGGGATGGGCCCCCTGCGGGTGGGGAGGCAGACAAACGACTGCACCAGCTCAAGACTCAGTTGGCTACTTTGACCAGCTCTTTGGCCACAGTCACCCAGGAGAAGTCCCGCATGGAGGCTTCTTACCTGGCTGACAAGAAGAAGATGAAACAGGACTTGGAGGATGCCAATAAAAAGGCAGAGGAGGAAAGGGGCCTTCTAGAGGGGGAAGTGAAGGGGCTGCAGGAGCAGATAGCAGAAACCAAAGCCCGACTTATCTCGCAGCAGCATGATAGGGCTCAAGAGCAGAGTGACCATGCCTTGATGCTGCGTGAGCTCCAGAAACTGCTGCAGGAGGAGAGGATCCAGCGCCAGGACTTGGAGCTCCGGCTGGAAGAGACCCGAGAAGCCCTGGTGGGGCAGGCGTATGCAGCTGATCAGATAGAAGGGTTCGAACTGCAGACCAAGCAGTTGACCCGTGAAGTGGAGATGCTGAAGGGTGAGCTGCAGGCTCTTCGAGATGAGAAAAATCAGCCAGACCCCCGGCTGCAGGAGCTTCAGGAAGAGGCTTCCTGCCTCAAGAGCCATTTTCAAGCTCAGTTGCAGCAGGAAATGAGGAAGGTAATTATACTCACCTCCTTCAAACATTAGTCATTAACCTGAAGTGGGAAAATAATAGGGTTTTCCCTCTGTTGGTAGTTAGATCTAAGTGGCTAGACTGGCATTTTTGATACTATCTGAAAAATTCCGCTAGTGAATCTCAGGAAATCCTGTTCTGCATGGTGTTGACAGTATCCACTGTCAGTGTTCAGCTTCCAACATGATATGGAATTCTCAGTGTAGGCTGGGTGGAAGCCAGGCAGCTCTGAGCTTCTGGGCATTGGCATCTTACCAGCTGTGTTCCAGGAACCAGTATAGTGACAACTGTTCAGTGAAGTATAGTGTGTAGGGGGACTGATGGGGGATAGAGATTTTCTCAGAAGAAACAACCTCTTGTAATTGCTTTTAGTCTAGGTTTGCCTGTTTTGGAAAGTTGTGCTATTTCATAGTGTATCCTTTCAGTATGGAGAGAGATCCAACTCAGTTTTGAACTTCTAGGACTAttggaagagggaaaaatatgatttCTTAATAGGATTTGGGGATGCGCATAATAAGGAACAGGAACACACCATATGTGAGCTAGGTGTAAGATGGGAGGAAATGGAAGCACTAAAGCAGAACAGCAACAGATACACAAAGAAGCTTAATATTGCTTAGTATAATATGTGTCTGGGAACAGAACCTAACCAAGCCATAGGAACTTCTGTTAGCACCTGAATCTGCAGAAATATCCCATTCTCATTCTTGCCAGGCCATCCCAATCCTGTGACCCTTTTGTTCTCCTTTCTTGCTTCCTGGAAGTTTGCTATAGGGCTTTGTGGCTTTTCTGGATACATTTCTGTCTGTTCCCTTGTTTTGCAGACAGCCCTTGCAGAGGATCAACTCCGCCAGCAATCTCAGGTGGAAGAGCAGAGGGTGGCGGCCTTGGAGAATCAAATATCTGAGGTGTCTGAACTGCTGGGCACCTATGAGAAAGCCAAGCAGAAGGACCAGCTGACCATCCAGAAGCTGAAGGAGCGCATTCTGCAGCTAGACATGGAGAACAAGACGCTGGCTCTAGCTGCCTCCAGCCGGTCCCCTCTAGACAGCCATGGAGAGGAGCCCAGTCTGGATGTCAGTGTCCTGAAGGATAAGATGGAGAAGCTGAAGAGGCTGCTGCAGGTTGCAGCCAGGAAAAGCCAGATGACCCTGGACGTGGAGAAGCTCTGCGACCTGGAGATAATGCCCAGCTCGGAGGCTGCCGATGGGGAGAAGGCTACTGCGCTCTATTACCAGCAGGAGTTGAAACAGCTGAAGGAAGAGTTTGAGAGATACAAGATGAGGGCCCAGGTCGTCCTCAAGAGCAAGAGTACCAAAGATGGTAACCTGGCGAAGGATCTggaagaagcccaggaacagcttgCAGAGCTAAAGGAGAAGTATATATCCCTGCGGCTGTCCTGTGAGGAGCTGGAGCGTCAGCACCAACAGGAGGCTGAGGCCCAGAGGCAGGAGCTGGCCCGCCTGCAGCAGCTCCACCGGCAGGAGCTGGAGCGGAGCCAGCTGGACTTCAGGGACCGCACGCTGAAACTGGAGGAGGAGCTGCACAAGCAGCGGGAC
Proteins encoded in this region:
- the ARF5 gene encoding ADP-ribosylation factor 5, with product MGLTVSALFSRIFGKKQMRILMVGLDAAGKTTILYKLKLGEIVTTIPTIGFNVETVEYKNICFTVWDVGGQDKIRPLWRHYFQNTQGLIFVVDSNDRERVQESADELQKMLQEDELRDAVLLVFANKQDMPNAMPVSELTDKLGLQHLRSRTWYVQATCATQGTGLYDGLDWLSHELSKR
- the GCC1 gene encoding GRIP and coiled-coil domain-containing protein 1, which codes for MEKFGMSFGGGPSKKDLLDTIESQKKQLLQYQARLKDVVRAYKSLLKEKEALEASIKVLSVSHEADLSLTGVQPPGLTFPDSVDDRCSTHSGDSTGTATSLDTAASLTSTKGEFGGEDDRSVRGPPPAKSEEASGSESGVSSSSGDGPPAGGEADKRLHQLKTQLATLTSSLATVTQEKSRMEASYLADKKKMKQDLEDANKKAEEERGLLEGEVKGLQEQIAETKARLISQQHDRAQEQSDHALMLRELQKLLQEERIQRQDLELRLEETREALVGQAYAADQIEGFELQTKQLTREVEMLKGELQALRDEKNQPDPRLQELQEEASCLKSHFQAQLQQEMRKTALAEDQLRQQSQVEEQRVAALENQISEVSELLGTYEKAKQKDQLTIQKLKERILQLDMENKTLALAASSRSPLDSHGEEPSLDVSVLKDKMEKLKRLLQVAARKSQMTLDVEKLCDLEIMPSSEAADGEKATALYYQQELKQLKEEFERYKMRAQVVLKSKSTKDGNLAKDLEEAQEQLAELKEKYISLRLSCEELERQHQQEAEAQRQELARLQQLHRQELERSQLDFRDRTLKLEEELHKQRDRALAVLAEKDLELEQLRSVALSSGLPGRRSPVGGGVLGDPADKSTSDSLTQALQLAAASEPTFFLYAEQLARKKVEITSLRKQKHRLEVEVHQLQDRLLEEGERHREEVGALQSHIEKNIRDQSREGANLEYLKNIIFRFLTLPDMLGRQQTLTAILTILHFSPEEKQVIMRLPASGSWWPSGKR